One window of the Choristoneura fumiferana chromosome 18, NRCan_CFum_1, whole genome shotgun sequence genome contains the following:
- the LOC141438494 gene encoding gamma-interferon-inducible lysosomal thiol reductase-like protein translates to MISYHKFLLCLSSVIAIVTSDPVFEPRLLVERPTEYYTYQLVQDMQEKVKLEVFYECLCPYCIKFHTGPLIDVVAKIGSYLDIKSYPYGNAKTQVVDGKTEIVCQHGPAECYGNKLHACAIDIIQNETQAEFYNTCMMARNWGGAGSTDVDAANCGKSMGVDGAAVTACAQSQKGEDLLEYYGKETGKHPEKKSVPYVLINNKSFEDEYDQLMAQVCAAFQNPPPQCQEVNT, encoded by the exons ATGATAAGCTATCACAAATTTCTACTTTGTTTATCCTCGGTTATAGCAATCGTAACTTCAGATCCTG TATTTGAACCAAGACTTCTGGTGGAGAGACCTACTGAATATTACACTTACCAG CTTGTTCAAGATATGCAagaaaaagttaaattagaAGTGTTTTACGAATGCTTATGTCCATATTGCATAAAGTTTCACACCGGACCTTTGATTGATGTGGTTGCGAAGATTGGTTCATATTTAGATATAAAATCATATCCATACGGAAACGCCAAG ACGCAAGTGGTAGATGGGAAGACCGAAATAGTTTGCCAGCACGGGCCTGCCGAGTGTTATGGCAATAAGTTGCACGCATGCGCGATAGACATCATACAGAACGAAACTCAGGCCGAGTTCTACAACACCTGCATGATGGCTCGAAACTGGGGTGGTGCAGGATCCACTGATGTAGATGCCGCTAAT TGCGGAAAATCAATGGGAGTCGACGGCGCGGCGGTCACAGCTTGCGCCCAAAGTCAGAAAGGAGAAGACCTACTCGAGTACTACGGGAAAGAAACTGGCAAACATCCCGAGAAAAAGAGTGTGCCATAtgtacttataaataataaatcattcgAAGATGAATATGACCAATTAATGGCTCAAGTTTGTGCGGCTTTCCAGAACCCGCCGCCACAGTGCCAAGaagtaaatacttaa
- the LOC141437989 gene encoding gamma-interferon-inducible lysosomal thiol reductase-like protein: MVCTLKSVSVRLVLYFLIGVSNISKAQYSDGEYSNNENWQSASQKNQHNRESKVRLTIFYETHCPSTIRFFKEQLAPTVERLASHLHVYMIPYGHTKTKYENGQYTFQCQHGDIECYGNRLHACAVDNIASNALATLFNICIIGKTYDYNKFNDLVSSCGRKLNVPTSALWQCMQSDRSSYLLKRYGDQTRVLGPRHVPYVILNGSDEDQEVITQYLGYSVCRLLVPQPPICRPK, encoded by the exons ATGGTTTGTACATTAAAATCAGTGTCAGTTCgattagttttatattttttaatcggtGTTAGTAACATATCAAAAGCGCAATATTCAG ATGGAGAATACAGCAACAATGAAAATTGGCAGTCGGCTTCTCAGAAG aatCAGCATAACAGAGAGTCAAAAGTGCGCCTTACAATTTTCTACGAGACACATTGTCCATCCACTATTCGATTTTTCAAAGAGCAGCTGGCACCCACAGTAGAGCGGCTGGCTTCGCATTTGCACGTTTATATGATACCGTATGGACACACGAAG ACTAAATACGAAAACGGGCAGTACACATTTCAGTGCCAACATGGCGACATAGAATGCTACGGAAACAGATTACACGCATGCGCTGTAGACAACATAGCAAGTAACGCTTTGGCAACACTCTTCAACATTTGTATAATTGGAAAAACATATGACTACAACAAATTCAACGATCTCGTTTCTTCG TGCGGTCGCAAATTGAACGTTCCAACCAGTGCTTTATGGCAATGCATGCAGAGTGATCGGAGCTCCTATCTCCTGAAGAGATACGGGGACCAGACTCGCGTGCTGGGCCCGCGCCACGTACCTTACGTAATCCTAAACGGTTCTGACGAGGATCAAGAAGTCATCACTCAGTACCTTGGTTATTCCGTCTGCCGATTACTGGTGCCGCAGCCACCAATTTGCAGACCTAAGTAA